Within Planococcus citri chromosome 2, ihPlaCitr1.1, whole genome shotgun sequence, the genomic segment ACCTGTTACGGTTTCCTACAAACAAAAATCTCTCGATCTCAAACTGCAAATCGTCGATGGTGATTATTCAAGTGTTGTTGGTCTCGATTGGTTGCTACCTTTAAATATCAATATTCGAGATCATTGCTACAAACCTGCTGATTCCGAGAACGTTATCAATCAGACTGTTTCTGAACATGTCGAGTTGAAAAACGGTATTTTACGTTTAACCGAAGAGTTCGCGGATATTTTTGCCAGCGGTATTGGACGAATTCCAGATGTCGAggctgaaatttatttgaaaccTGAGACTGTTCCGATATACTGTCATGCTAGACCAGTTCCCTATGCGCTTCAAGCTGCTGttaatgctgaaattgatcGTTTGGTTGCTGAAGGAGTTTATACGCCTGTCACTTCTTCAGAATGGGCTACTCCGGTTGTGCCAGTGATTAAATCAGACGGTCGTGTACGTTTAGTAGGCGATTATAGCGTAACTGTTAATCGACATATCGTCCCTGAAGATTACCCAATTCCCAATGTGGAAGAAACGTTTCATGGATCTGGTAATTGTCGTTATTTTTCGAAGTTCGATATCAGCGAAGCATATATGCATATGTGTACAACGTTAAACGCTTCGAAAATATTAACGGTGAATACTCCAAAGGGTTTACACAATGTGAATCGTATGAATTACGGTGTTCAATGTGCTGCAGCGAAGTGGCAAAGATTTATGGAATCTATGCTGAAAGATCTTCCAGGATCATGCGTTTTCTACGATGACGTTAAAATCGCTTCTGCTACTGCTAAAGAACATTTAATGCGAgttcgtaaatttttcgaattatgcCGTAAGTTCAACATTCGTTTAAATAAGAAAAAGTGCGATTTTCTTACTGATCGTTTAACCTACCTTGGTTACGAAATTGATTCCAATGGAGTTCATAAAACGCAAGAGAAAATTGAGGCAGTTTTAAATGCTAAACAACCTCGTACTGCTGCTGAGCTGAAATCGTTTCAAGGCTTAGTGAATTACTACGCGCGTTTTGTTCCTAATATGAGTCAATTATTTGCTCCTTTGGGTAAACTTTTACAGAAAAATGCCAGATTTAAATGGAATAAAGCTTGCAGTGCTGCGTTCGAGAATATTAAAAAGGAGATAGCTAGTGATCGCGTTTTGACTCATTTCGATCcgagcaaaaaattgattctagCAACCGATGCATCTCCGGAAGCGATTGGCGCCATTTTGAGTCACGAAGATGAAAATGGTGAGCGCCCAACTGCGTTTGTTTCTCATAAGCTTACTCCTACTGAGCAGCGTTATAGCCAGATTGATAAGGAGGCACTTTCCATCTACTGGGGAACGCGtaagtttttcaattacttgtttggaagaaaatttacgTTAATTACCGACTGCCGTCCTCTTCAATCGATTTTCGCCGCTCATGCTGCTAAACCTTCTCTCAGTGCTACCAGACTTTTGCATTACGCCATTTTTCTTCAAGGTTTTGACTACGAAATCAAGTACCGCCGTTCTGAACAGAACGCCAATGCCGATTTTGTCAGTCGTTTTCCTTACAACGAAGTCGATGTTAACCAAATCGATACACCTACGTTTCTACAGAAAGAGTTGTTGCAGAAAATTCCAGTTACTGCTGCTCAAATTGCCGAGGAAACTTTGAAAGATCCTATCACAGCTTCTCTACTTCATCAGCTGTCAGGGGAAGAGCAATGTTCGTTAAAGCCCAAGGAGTTGTGCGAATACTCTTTGTATAATGGCTGTATTTTTCGTAACGAACGTGTTTACATTCCTGCCAAATTTCGCGATGCAGTTCTACGCGAAATTCATTCTGGTCATCTGGGAattgtaaaatgtaaacaaCTCGCTCGGAGCTACATTTATTGGCCGAAAATCGACCAGTGCATCGAAAAAATGGTCGCGCAGTGTGAAATTTGCGGTAAAAACGCTCGAAACGCCGATAAACTTCCGCCTCATCAGTGGGAGAATCCTAAAGCTCCGTGGCAACGTGTACATTTCGATATTGGTACACTCGATGGTAcaaatttactcattttggTCGATGCTTACTCGAAATGGGTAGAAGTTTATCCTATGCAGTCAATTACTACTGAAAAGGTCATCGAATGTTTTGTCGAATGTTTTAGTCGTTTTGGTAATCCGACTGTGCTCGTTTCGGACAATGCTCCTCAGTTTGTTTCATCggaaatgagtacctacctgcGAAGTATTGGCGTAAAGCATGTTACTTCCCCTCCGTTCCACCCTCAATCCAACGGACAAGTAGAACGTTACGTACAGACGgtgaaaaatggtttaaaatgcGACACCAATGGCACTTTAACTCAATGATTGGCTCGTTTTCTGCAGTCCTATCGTCGTGCGCCTAATTCTACTACAAATAAATCACCGTTCGAATTAATGTTCAGTCGTTCAATGAACACAACGCTCGATCTACTGCTACCGAAGGATTCTGAGACCAAGGAGATTGCGGACGAACCTAGACGATCATTTTGTCCTAATCAAAAGGTTCAATATCGCGTTTATAATAAAAGCGAAAAATGGGCCTATGGTTTTATTCATAGTCGTCTTGGTAAAGTGCTGTATTTGATCAACGATAATGGTTCCATCGCGAAGCGTCATGCCAATCAAATTTGAAGTCGTTCATTCGATGTTGCGGGAGGTGTTTCCTCTACTCCTTATTCGTTTGCGGATCAATTCGAAGATCAAGAGCTTCATGATCACGATGTTCATGAGCAATCCTATCAAGAGGCTCCTGCTTCGCCTCCTCCGGTTCTTCGTCGTTCTACTCGTGACAGGAGATCCCCGAAACGTTTTTCCCCTTAGTGGGGGAGGTTGATACGGATTACTTccgtaatattattatttttatcgataTAGCGCGATCTATGTTGTCGTAGGCGcaacttattatttttatttcatcatctttttagTTTGGTACCTTTATACTTAcgtgtgttttattattataaagTTTAATACGTTTTGTAATGGTTTCTTCTTTTATTTCTCGTGTTAAGACATTACAATATGTACTTGGTAAACGTGAATTGTATTATATGGAATGAAGGTATCAAGTTACAGTAGCATATGGACTGagaattcaaaatacaaataactTTATAAAAGACAAACAGTTTTCGAATCTAGATGTTGATGAACTTAGAACTTGGATTGTTTGATGACAACTCATGATAGGTATGTTTAAAAAACGGAGAAACTTTCTTTAATTGAATTACTCTTGTATCTGGAagggaatttttcaactgatcatttatttaatattatttAATTGAGTGCAATCTGCTCATTAGATAGAGCCATGGCGTTGCTACACGCCAAGGAGGTGCTGCCCTCAAGAAacatatcagaaaaaaattagaccaGTCAAAAATTGGTGAACTTCAATTAGTTGAATCTATGTACAAGTCAACAATGTATCAATATTGCAACAATTGAAGATATTCTGATAGGTGTGAGGAGGAGGATGGTGAGAACAATGAGAAAGAAAGGGAACACATTGACAGAAAATTCTTCTCAAGTATTCCACTATGTACCTAGAGATGTCAAAAAtcgtatcaaaaaagtaaaaccagACCCAGAATATCAACTCGTATCATTTGATGTGGTGTCTATGTACACATCCATTACCTCTGCAATACATCTATCAAATAATCATCGAAAAATGGACTACCATGCAGAACTTCttcagaaataatttcaatctATATTGCGAGGTCAGTAAGTTTGTTTTATTTAATGGTTATTTCGTATTTAATGATATATTTTACAAACAGACTACTGGTGTAGCAATGGGTGATAGTTACTCACCAGTTGCATGTGATTCAATCATGGACCATATATTTAAGAAAatcattgat encodes:
- the LOC135834194 gene encoding uncharacterized protein K02A2.6-like, producing MVDDVSDSIYDSDSSSESGASFSSCEMAANIPPPFGRFAATKEDFESWLEQFTSHLNCYKVLDADKVNFLIASVGPETYAIMKKISLPKKPKDVNFKTLTEALIEHYNPTPLSAVCRYKFRNHVQQENEDFNSFHAALKELTIGCEFDTDARLDEEIRDRIIAGVRDTSLQSYYFSTPNLALKDVIARAKAAEQAGKGVTQLQSAPTGKTATNSSRSNSDNSMNKINESVRKKKKPQSAAASNTSSSKSEKSKSNASSNSSSQVIVCYRCGRKDHKATECRNCSKNTKCKKCSKTGHLPSVCGMSRSEMIRALNESQSARSVKVVDIASISALSSAPTPKIKLTLSVNGRDVRFEADSGSAYTLLSKSEARQLGLLSNMRAENIPLTSYTGGELTIIGIVPVTVSYKQKSLDLKLQIVDGDYSSVVGLDWLLPLNINIRDHCYKPADSENVINQTVSEHVELKNGILRLTEEFADIFASGIGRIPDVEAEIYLKPETVPIYCHARPVPYALQAAVNAEIDRLVAEGVYTPVTSSEWATPVVPVIKSDGRVRLVGDYSVTVNRHIVPEDYPIPNVEETFHGSGNCRYFSKFDISEAYMHMCTTLNASKILTVNTPKGLHNVNRMNYGVQCAAAKWQRFMESMLKDLPGSCVFYDDVKIASATAKEHLMRVRKFFELCRKFNIRLNKKKCDFLTDRLTYLGYEIDSNGVHKTQEKIEAVLNAKQPRTAAELKSFQGLVNYYARFVPNMSQLFAPLGKLLQKNARFKWNKACSAAFENIKKEIASDRVLTHFDPSKKLILATDASPEAIGAILSHEDENGERPTAFVSHKLTPTEQRYSQIDKEALSIYWGTRKFFNYLFGRKFTLITDCRPLQSIFAAHAAKPSLSATRLLHYAIFLQGFDYEIKYRRSEQNANADFVSRFPYNEVDVNQIDTPTFLQKELLQKIPVTAAQIAEETLKDPITASLLHQLSGEEQCSLKPKELCEYSLYNGCIFRNERVYIPAKFRDAVLREIHSGHLGIVKCKQLARSYIYWPKIDQCIEKMVAQCEICGKNARNADKLPPHQWENPKAPWQRVHFDIGTLDGTNLLILVDAYSKWVEVYPMQSITTEKVIECFVECFSRFGNPTVLVSDNAPQFVSSEMSTYLRSIGVKHVTSPPFHPQSNGQVERYVQTVKNGLKCDTNGTLTQ